GGCTTTTGCAGATGTGTTTCTATTACTAGATAATAATGTGTTATTTGTTCATAAGGTTCAACAATTTTTTGGCAACAATAATCTCCTTATTTCTCAGTTTCTCCGCAgttatttttttgctaaatgtatgaatgtatttgAATTACACATGCTCAAAACTTTCTCTTGCATTTCAAATGTAGCCCAGATATAGAGTAACTATCAAGCTCAAATTAAATCGACTTGGTGTTTCATGGAGTGTATTAAACGTTTTATTTTAGGTAGAGAGATGTGACCATATATAAGAGTGGTGTTTCGGTgttgtgtatagtatgtatagCTCAATTTAACTCCCATATACagtcaggtccataaatattgggacatcgacacaattctaacatttttggctctatacaccaccacaatggatttgaaatgaaacgaACAGTTGTGATTTTACTGCAgactgtcagctttaatttgagggcatttacatccaaatcTGGTGAACGGTGTAGGAATTATAACACTTTGCATATGTGCCTCCCACTTGTTAGGGGTCCAAAAGTAATGGGCCAGAATAATAATCATGAATCAAACTTtcaattttttaatacttaGTTGCAAATCCTTTACAGTCAATTACAGCCTGAAGTCTGTAACGCATAGACATCACCAGACGCTGGGTTTCATCCCTGGTGATGCTCTGCCAGGCCTCTACTGCAACTGTCTTCAGTTCCTGCTTGTTCTTGGggcattttcccttcagttttgttttcagcaagtgaaatgcatgctcaatcggattcaggtcaggtgattgacttggccattgcataacattccacttttttcccttaaaaaactcttttattgcttttgcagtatgctttgggtcattgtccatcTGCACTGTGAAGCGCCATCCAATGAGTTCTGAAGCATTTGGCTGAATATGAGCAGATAATATTGCCCGAAACACTTCtgaattcattctgctgcttttgtcagcagtcacatcatcaataaatacaagagAACCAGTTCCATTGGCAGCCATACATGCCCAGGCCATGACACTACTACAACCATGCTTCACTGATGGGGTGGTATGTTTAGGATCATGAGcagttcctttccttctccatacTCTTCTCTTCCCATCACTCTGGTACAAGTTGTTcttggtctcatctgtccataggATGTTGTTCCAGAACTGTGGAGGCTTTTTTAGATGTTGTTTGGCAAACTCTAATCTGGCCTTCCTGTTTTTGAGGCTCACCAATGGTTTACATCTTGTGGTGAACCCTCTGTATTCACGCTGGTGAAGTCTTCTCTTGATTGTTGACtttgacacacatacacctacctCCTGGAGAGTGTTCTTGATCTGGCCAACTGTTGTGAAGGGTGTTTTCTTCACCAGGGAAAGAATTCTTCGGTCATCCACCACAGTTGTTTTCCGTGGTCTTTCCCGGGTCTTTTGGTGTTGCTGAGCTCACCGGTGCGTTAATTCTTTTTAAGAATGTTCCAAACAGTTGTTTTGGCCACGCCTAATGTTTTGCTATCTCTCTgatgggtttgtttgtttttcagcctAATGATGGCTTGCTTCACTGTTAGTGACAGCTCTTTGGATCTCATCTTGGAGAGTTGACAGCAACAGATTCCAAATGCAAATAGCACACTTGAAATGAACTCTGGACCCTTTTATCTGCTCATTGTAATAGATATAATGAgggaataacacacacctagCCATGGAAGAGCTGAGAAGCCAATTGGCCCATTACTTTTGGTCCCTTAAAAAGTGGGAGGCACATATTCAAACTGTTGTAATTCCTACACCGTTCACCGgatttggatgtaaatgcccttaaattaaagctgacagtcTGCAGTTAAAGAACAACTTGTtcgtttcatttcaaatccattgtggtggtgtatagagcCAAACATGTTAGGATTGTGTcgatgtcccaatatttatggacctgactGTATATAAGAATGTTTCACATTTAAATTTGCGTGCATATGACATTCTAATGCATACATTAGTCACTATCGTGTCTGCAATGTATTTAATAAGAATACAATAAATTACACTTGACTTTTGAGGTAACTCGGAATGCTTTACTTTTGACAAACTCTAAAACCCTTTGCATTTAAAACTCTAAGTAagtattgtattgttttctCATTGAGGATAGAATAGTAAAAGAGATGTGCTCAATCTGACTGTTCACCAGGCATACTGATGACTGTCCAACTCTTTCTAATGTGCGCTTTCATTGCCTATTTTGATATTTAGCTTGGAGCTATTTATAGAGGCCTTACATCATTTTAGAAAAATGCCTTACTTcaaataatattacaataaatatctGCTTGTCTTCTGTAAAAGAGTAATTCCCTAGCTTCAAACAGAGGAACTAAGGATTATAGTGATGTTAAGAGGCAGAGGGAGCGAATCGATTTTGAGTGAATGACAGAAATCGTGTTtcgaataataatttttttttttttaaaaagaaaacagctgTCACTTGTGTACAAATAGGACTCATGGTGTGAAAAAATGTGCCTCTCTTTTGATGAACCTCTGGATAAATCTAACTGAATAGCTTCAAATAAATGCTGAAAATTTCAGAGAGAAATTGTTTGTCTCTTAGGCTTAACATGGGTATAAATAAGCATCTATGAAACCACTTGCAGGCTCAGAGACTTCAACATGAGTCCAAGACTGAAATTTGTACATAGTAGCTGactgcaaaataatttataatgatatatcttccttaattaaatttttattttaatggctaaattttcagttattttttatCCTACCACAGCAAACGCCTGATAGATGGGAATATGGTATCCATATTTGTTTCCCTGGGCAACCACAGTGGATAACTACTGTGTACACAAGCTGTCAGCAAGCATCCCAATGCACAAAATCATAGTGACCACATGATAATCTGTAGCAACGAACAAATTATGTGGTATGTTtgtaattcattattatttagcttcttccatttaccTTTTATGTACAGCCTGTTTAATGTGTTCATTTAACCCATGTGTGAATCATTTGCCTGCTCTCCTCAGTCAATTGTACTCTTCCATTTTATTACACCACCTTTTATAAATCATTCCTACCCGATTCTTAATGCTACATAAGAAGATCATCCTGCCTACGAGTTCTTAATCTTAAATACTCTTAATGGTTTACCACAgttcaattggtaccgggccgcacagaaagaatacacaacttacattatttctgttttatttattatcagattctgaacgatgttttattttagaaaattaccagattctctctgccacatctgtctatgactcactcttgatgcatgtcaagatgcttgccTCGGTCACACCTTAaaggtctgtgaaaatattgtctgacatcaAGCCGgtctgtggcgcaaaaaagtttggggaccactggtttaCCACATGCAAGGCTGAATTCCAGAAACACTTTTTTGATGCTTTccccttttttccttccatctttATGTCTGTCTAGGCTGTGGGCTTGAGTTCCTGCTGGTGCTCTGTGGGTTGGAGCTATCCTGGTCCTGCCCGCGCCACTGCATCTGCTACTCTGCTCCCAGCACAATCAGTTGCCAGGCCCACAACTTTCTGTCTGTCCCTGAGGGCATTCCCCCTCACAGTGAACGTATCTTCCTCCAGAATAACAAAATTCACCGGTTAATGAAGGGCCACCTAAGTCCCACTACAGTAACGCTGTGGATCTACTCCAACAATATCACCTATATTGAGCCCTCCACCTTTGAAGGGTTTACCTTGTTGGAGGAGCTAGACCTGGGAGACAACCGCTACCTACGTTCCTTATCTCCAGAGACCTTTCATGGGCTTTCCCGACTTCATGCTCTCCACCTGTACCGCTGTGGTTTGAGTGCACTGCCAAATAGCATCTTCCAGGGCCTTCGCAATCTGCAGTACTTATATTTGCAAGTAAGTCTCATAACTGTCTAaaacttttgttatgttatatatttgtgtattgtcATATTTAGTTCTCTCTTCTTTGTCTTTAAAGGATAATCACTTAGAGTACCTGCAGGATGAGATCTTTGTGGACCTACACAACCTGAGCCATTTGTTTCTTCATGGGAACCGCCTGTGGAGCCTGCATCAGAATACCTTTAGAGGGCTGCGTGCCCTGGATCGGCTGCTGCTTCATCACAACCAGCTGCAGTGGGTTGATCGACTGGCTTTCCACGACCTAAAGCGCCTCACCACACTATATCTGTTTAACAACTCCCTGACAGAGCTATCTGGTGAATGCCTGGCCATGCTGGGGGCTTTGGAATATCTTCGCCTCAATGACAACCCTTGGGAATGTGACTGCAAGGCTTTGTCTCTTTGGGACTGGCTAAAGAGGTTCCGAGGTTCCACATCTACAGTTGGCTGTGTGGCCCCAGCCAATCTGGCAGGAAAGGACCTAAAGCAGCTGAAAAAAGAGGACTTCCCCAATTGCTCTGGATCAGAGTCACTGCACCAGAGCAAGACCAAGTTGTGGGCTGGAACAGACAAGGTTTCACTGAAGCAAGAGCCTCAACCTGCCCAGCCTTCACAACCACGCCCTCACCACCCGCACCTTGGGGAACAGTTTTCCTCTCTGCCCACACCTTTGCCTCAGCCTCCCCCTGTAATTAATGGAGTACAGGCAGGAATAGGAGATTCCCCAAATGCGGTGACTCCTCAGAGGCCTGGTCGTTCTCGGAACTGCACACGCCAACGGAGCAGGAATGGCAAAGGGAAAGGACCCAATGAGGTTCATACATCAAAGGAAATGGCTGACAAGGAGTTTTCCTCATCTGACTTCACTGGGAAATATGACCACACATCCCCTGACAGTTTGACGACACGGAGAAAGAATAAATGTACTCCCCGGACCACTATGCGTCCCCCCAGTGGGGTCCAGCAGGCCACCAACATGGGCAATTCCCAGGGGCTCCACCTCCCTGTCTCTTGTATTGTGGGACTTCTTGTGCTGCTAAGTGCTAGATTCATCATACAGTGAACTTGATGCTGGTGCATTGCAGCTAATTGAAAACAATGCCATTCTCAGATCCACTCTAGCTCCAGCCTTCCAAGGCCTCTTTACACAAGTCTTTGTGTGTGCAAGTGCGTGTGAATGTTTTGGGGTTTGGGGTTGGGGGGGatcattgtgtgtatgtttaataaTATGTGTAAAATACTCTTTAAAGATCTTTGCCAGTTAGACACTGAAATAGACACACATGCTTAAACATCATATGCACATATCTGTGAAATAGATACATATGAGTGAAGATCAGATTGAATTGAAAGAGAAGTACAGGCAGCCTAAACATGCTTTCACTGCCATTGTtgccaaaatatttttatttttaacttgatGGGGCACTGTAACCAAATCACAAGTGATAATTAAACAAGACATGCAATTGGAATAAAACATGCAACTAAAATGAGTTGGattgaaatatataaaacataataacaCAAACGgctaattatacagtatattgttagATTCCGACATAATCTCAACACATTTCCTTCCCTTGAAGTtcttatagaaatataaaatactattcAACATAAAGTGTTATTTGTTAATCCAGGCAAGTTTTTCCTTTAGCATGTCCTATGTCACATTTGTTTGGAAAGCACCTC
The DNA window shown above is from Silurus meridionalis isolate SWU-2019-XX chromosome 12, ASM1480568v1, whole genome shotgun sequence and carries:
- the rtn4rl1b gene encoding reticulon-4 receptor-like 1b, producing the protein MFKRGCGLEFLLVLCGLELSWSCPRHCICYSAPSTISCQAHNFLSVPEGIPPHSERIFLQNNKIHRLMKGHLSPTTVTLWIYSNNITYIEPSTFEGFTLLEELDLGDNRYLRSLSPETFHGLSRLHALHLYRCGLSALPNSIFQGLRNLQYLYLQDNHLEYLQDEIFVDLHNLSHLFLHGNRLWSLHQNTFRGLRALDRLLLHHNQLQWVDRLAFHDLKRLTTLYLFNNSLTELSGECLAMLGALEYLRLNDNPWECDCKALSLWDWLKRFRGSTSTVGCVAPANLAGKDLKQLKKEDFPNCSGSESLHQSKTKLWAGTDKVSLKQEPQPAQPSQPRPHHPHLGEQFSSLPTPLPQPPPVINGVQAGIGDSPNAVTPQRPGRSRNCTRQRSRNGKGKGPNEVHTSKEMADKEFSSSDFTGKYDHTSPDSLTTRRKNKCTPRTTMRPPSGVQQATNMGNSQGLHLPVSCIVGLLVLLSARFIIQ